Genomic segment of Nocardioides conyzicola:
TTGTCCCCGTTGACCCAGACGTCTCCCCAGCTCATCCACGCATCCTCGCACCGGTCCCCGGTCCGGCGCCTCGCCCCTTGCGGGTGTCGGAGGACAGGTATATAATCGAACACATGTTCGACGTCCAGAAGCCGCTAGTCGCGTCCGCGGTGCAGGCGTTCGCGCGCGGGCTCGCCTCCCCCGATCGCGGCCTGGACGACGCGTCCCGGATCGACCTGATCCGCGAGCTCGAGACGCTCAAGTGTGCAGCGGAGGCTGCGCAGGCGGTGCTCAGCGCCGCCTTCGACGCCTCCCAGCGGGCGGCGCAGGCCTCGCAGGGCGTGCCCGCCGCGCGACAGGGTCGCGGCGTCGCCGCCCAGATCGCGCTCGCCCGCCGGGAGTCACCGCACCGTGGGCAGCAGCACCTCGGGCTGGCCAAGGTCCTGACGACCGAGCTCCCCCACACGATGGCGGCGTTCCGCGCCGGGCGCGTGACCGAGTGGCGGGCGACGCTGGTGGCTCGCGAGACCGCGTGCCTGAGCCGTGAGGACCGGATGACGGTCGACGCCGAGATCGCCGGCAACGCCCAGCGGTTCGAGGCGATGGGTGACGGCGAGCTCGTCAGCGAGGCGCGCACGATCGCCTACCGGCTCGACCCCGAGTCCGTCGTACGACGCCGGAGCCGCGCCGAGAACGACCGCCGGGTGTCGCTGCGCCCCGCGCCCGACGTGATGAGCCAGCTCTCGGCCCTGCTGCCCGTGAAGGACGGTGTCGCCGTGTACGCCGTCCTCAGCCGCGAGGCAGATCGGCTGCGCGCGGCGGGCGACCACCGCGGCCGCGGGCAGATCATGGCCGACACCCTGGTACGGCGAGTCCTGTCGACCGCCCCCGCGACGGACACCAGGCCAGCAGTCATGATCAACCTGGTGGTCAGCGACCGGGTCCTGCTCGGAGGCGGCGACGATCCGGCGTACGTGGAGGGCTACGGCCCGATCCCCGCAGACCTTGCACGCCAGCTGGCCGGGACGACCCGGGCCTGGGTGCGGCGCCTCTACGCCACCCCCGAGACCGGCCGACTGGTCGCGATGGACTCGACGAGCCGGTTGATGCCCGCACAGCTCGCCCGGATGATCCGACTCCGTGACCAGCGGTGCCGCACCCGTTGGTGCGACGCCCCGGTCAGGCACTCGGACCATGTCACCGCCGTCGCAGAAGGCGGACCCACGAACGAACCCAACGGCCAGGGTCTGTGCGAAGCCTGCAACCACGCCAAGCAGGCGTCGGGATGGCGAGCGAGACCGAGCCCCGGTGCTCGACATGCGGTCGAGACGACCACGCCGACCGGGCACACCTACACCTCGATGGCGCCTGCGCTGGTCCGGACGCGCTTCATCGAAAGTGGCCCCGGACTCTGGACCCTCGTCGCCTGACGATGCGGCGACGTCGACGCGCTACCGCTTGCCGCGACCGAACATCCGGCCGATCCGGTCGCCCACCGACCGCGGCGGCTTGATCTGGACCAGGGACGACCCGTCCGGCTCCGGCAGGTTCGCCGCCTGCTCCGCCGAGAGCGTCGTGAGCACGTGGCTGGTCCAGATCGAGTCGATCTGAGGAGCGTCCACGAACCGGGTGCCATCGGCCGTCTCGACGACGATGCCGTCGAACACCGAGACCAGTTCGTCCACCAGCACGGACCGGACCGTGGCGAACGGGTGCCCGTCGCTCGTCTGCACGGGCGTGCCCGGCTGGAGCGCGGTGTACGCGATCGGGTGGTCAGCTGCGTCCGCCATGCTGGCAAGCGTACGGCGCGGGCCTGGTGTCGCCCGGCGGGATGTCGGTGCCGTGACATAGATTGAGCAGGTGAGCGAACGATGAGCAAGACCGACGAGCTGCGCGCGATGCGCGAGGCGAAGTACGCACGAGCAGCCGCCGCCCAGAGCGGCCAGGCGCCGGCCCAGCCGAAGGCAGAGCCCAAGGCAGCGGCCAAGACCGCGAAGGCGGCGCCGGTGGCACCCCCGGAGGCCGCCACGCAGACCGACGGCCTGTGCGGCCACCGGTCGATGAACGGGCGCAGCTGCACCCGCGAGGCCGGCCACGCGGCCAAGAGCCACCGCTACTCCTGACGCCTACTCCTGGCCGACGACGAGCCGCAGGATCCGGTCGAGCTCGGCGCGGTCGGTGTCGCTGAGCACGGACAGTCGCTGCTCCGTCGCCGTACGACGCGCCTCGTCGAGCTTGGCCCGCAGCGCCGTCCCCGCGTCGGTCGGCACGACGCTGGTCGCCCGCCGATCGGCGGGATCGGGCTGCCGGGCCACGAGCGAGCGCTCCTCGAGGGCGTCGACGACCTCGGTCGCCGACCGGGGCGCGATGCGCAGCCGCTCGGCCAGCACCGAGAGCCGCACCGGCTCCAGCTCGGCCACGACCCGGAGCGCCCGCGCCTGGCTCGGGGTGACGTCGTACTCCGCCATCACCTCACCGAAGGACCGGCGCATCGAGCGCGCGGCCATCATCAGCAGGTCGCTGGTCGACTCGTCGCCGGTGGTGTCGTGGTGATGCACGGGAACATCCTAGCCAATGCGCGCGTTCCCTCATCGTGAGGTAACCTCACCATATGACCTTCCCCCATCCGTGAGAGAGGTGAGCGCATGGCGGAGCCCATGAGCCGCGGCCGCGGAGGCCGCCCCGGATCGATCAGTCCCGAGTCGCGACAGGCCGACAAGGCCCAGCTCGCCGACGCCCCCGTCTCGCTGCGCCGCATCGGCCGGCTGTTCTCGGCGCACCGCGCCCGCCTGGCCTTCGTCGTGGTCCTGATCGTGGCCAGCTCGCTGATCGCGCTGGCCCAGCCCTTCCTGATCAAGCGCGTCATCGACGTCGCGATCCCCCAGCAGGACGTCTCCCTGCTGCTGACCTGCGTCCTGCTCATGGTGGGCATCGCCGTCGCGACCTCCGCGATCGGCGTCGTCCAGACCTGGCAGTCGACCACCGTCGGCCAGCGCGTGATGCACCGCCTGCGCTCCGACCTCTTCGGCCACCTGCAGCGCCAGTCGATCGGCTTCTTCACCCGCACCCGTGGCGGCGAGATCCAGTCGCGGGTCGTCAACGACATCGGCAGCATGCAGTCGGTCGTCACCTCGACGGCCACCTCGATCGCGTCCAACCTGACCACCGTCGTCGGCACCCTCGTCGCGATGCTGCTGCTCAGCTGGCAGCTCGCCCTGGTCACGCTCGTCGTCCTGCCGCCGGCGGTCGTCCTCACGCGCCAGGTGGCGCGGATGCGGTACGCCGTGACCGCGGCCCGTCAGCGCAAGCTCGCCGACCTGCACGTGCAGGTCGAGGAGGGCCTGTCCGTCAGCGGCATCCAGCTCACCAAGACCCTCGGCGCCGCGCCCACCCTCGCGCGCCGCTTCGAGCAGACCTCGGCCGAGCTCGTCGACCTCGAGGTCCGCTCCCAGCTGGCCGGCCGCTGGCGGATGGCGACCATGAACATCGTGTTCGCCGCCGTCCCTGCGACCCTCTACCTCGCTGCCGGCCTGCCCGCGACCTCGGGCGGGATGACGATCGGCACCCTGGTCGCGTTCGTCGCCCTCCAGGGCGCGCTCTTCCGCCCGCTGATGGGGCTGCTCGGCGTGCAGGCCGACGTGACCGCATCGCTCGCGCTCTTCAGCCGGATCTTCGAGTACCAGGACCTCCCCGTCGAGATCGACGACCCGGCCGACCCGGTCCGGCTCGGCCGCGTCCACGGCGAGGTCCGCTTCGACCACGTCGGCTTCGGGTACGGCGACGCGCCGGTCCTCCACGACATCCACCTGACCGTGCCGGCCGGCGGCTCCCTCGCCCTGGTGGGCGAGACCGGCAGCGGCAAGACGACGCTGGCCTCCCTGGTCGCCCGGCTGCACGACCCGACCACGGGCGCGGTCCGCATCGACGGGGTCGACGTCCGCGACCTCACGCTCGACGACCTCGCCGCCACCGTCGGCGTCGTGACGCAGGAGACCTACCTGCTGCACGCGTCGGTGCGCGACAACCTGCTGCACGCGAGGCCGGACGCCACCGACGCCGAGATCGAGGCCGCCTGCCGGGCTGCCCGCATCCACGACGTCGTCACGGCACTCCCCGACGGCTACGACACGATGGTCGGCTCGCGTGGCCACCGGTTCTCCGGCGGCGAGAAGCAGCGGCTGGCGATCGCCCGGACGCTCCTGCGCAACCCGCGGATCCTGGTGCTCGACGAGGCCACCAGCGCGCTCGACAACGAGACGGAGCGCGAGGTGCAGGCGGCGCTCGACGAGCTGGCCGAGGGACGGACGACGATCACCATCGCCCACCGGCTCTCGACCGTGCGCAACGCCGACCAGATCGCGGTCCTCGCACACGGCCAGGTGGTCGAGCACGGCACCCACGAGGAGCTGCTGCTGCGTGGCGGCCGCTACGCCGACCTGGTGCGCAGCGGGCTCTCGACCGTCGCGGCCTGAGCCAGTGTCGGGTCCGCGTTGACCGCGGTCGCCCGGCAGACCTCGGCCCACGGCGTGGGCGTCAGGCCGAGCTCACGCTCGATGGCGCTGGAGTCGAGCACGTAGGGACGCTGGAACTGGTACTCGGTCTCCCGCAGCTCGCGCATCACGGGCACGACCAGCCCACTGAGCGCCAGGGTGCCCCTCGGGAAGGCCTTCACCTTCACCGGCTCGCGCCCGGCCGCCCGGCAGACGTCGGCCACGGCCTGCGCCTGCGTCACCGGCGTGTTGGTCGGGGCGTGCCACACCCGGCCCCAGGTCTGCGGTGCCGCGGCCACGGCGACCAGCGCCCGACCCATGTCGCGCACGTCCGTGAACGAGTGCGGTACGTCGGGCCGGCCCATGACCCGCACCGTCTTGCCGGCCAGCGCGGCCGGAGCCACCCGGGCCACGTGCCCGGCCGCGACCGTCACCCCAGGACCCATGTAGTCCGATCCGCGCACCTCGACCGCGCGGATGCGACCCGCCTCGTGGCGCGCCAGCGCCTCGGCCCACATCCCGGCCCGGATCCGGGCCTTCTTCGTCGTCGCGGCGTCGGGCATCCCCTCGACCATCGGGCCGTCGACCGGGCCGTAGCCGTAGAGGCAGGACGCGGTCACCAGCAGCGCGCCGGTCCGCTCGGCGGCGACCAGGAACGCCTCGGCCACCGGGGGCCAGAACGTCGACCAGACCGTGTAGTCCGCCGGGTTGACGCAGTTGTAGATCGCGACGGCGCCGGCCGCCAGCTCCGTCAGACGGTCGGCGTCGGCGGCATCGGCCGCCTCCCGGCGTACGCCGGGGAGGTCCGGACCGCTCCCCGACCGGCTGACGAGCAGCGTCTCGTGGCCGGCCGCGGCCAGCTCGAGAGCGGTGGCGCGACCGACGGGCCCGGCGCCGACGACGACATGAAGCTCAGACATGGTTCCTCCTGAAGTTTGAATCGAGAGCACCGCTCTCTGTTTCTCCAGGTTGGCACGACTCGCAGCCAAAAGCAAGAGCACTGCTCTCGAATGTGTCACGATGTGTCCATGTCCCGAGCCGAGAACCGCGTCGAGATCACCCGCACCATCCAGGAGACGGCACGCCGCCACCTCGCGGAGGTGGGGCCGGCGGCGCTGTCCCTGCGTGCGATCGCCCGCGAGGTCGGCATGGTCTCGTCAGCGGTCTACCGCTACTTCCCCAGCCGCGACGAGCTGCTGACCGCCCTGATCGTGGAGGCGTACGACGAGCTGGGCGACGCGGTCGAGCGGGCCGACGCCGGCGTCCGGCGGCGTGCGGCCCTGGACCGACGGTTCCTGGCCGTGTGCAACGCGATCCGCGACTGGGCGCGCACCAATCCGCACGAGTACGCACTCCTCTACGGCTCCCCCGTCCCCGGCTACGTCGCCCCGGACACGACCGTCAGCTCGGCCGGCCGCATCACGGGCGCGTTCCTGCGGCTCGCCCAGGAGTCGCAGACGGCAGGAGACCTGCTCGCCACGACGCGACCGGTGCCGCCGAAGGAGCGCAAGGCGCTCGGCGGGGTCTACCCGGCGCTCGACGTCGCGGTCGCGGACGAGCGGATCGTGCGCTGGCTGATGGGCTGGACGACCGTCTTCGGGCACATCAGCATGGAGCTGTTCGGCCACATGCACCGCGGCATCCTCGACTACGACGCCCACTTCCAGCAGGTCACTGGCCAGCTGGTCGCCGACCTGGGTCTGGACTAGCCGGCGAAGCGGCGACGGTACTGCTGCGGGCTCAGCCCGCGCACCCGCGCGAAGTGGTGGCGCAGCGTCGCGGCGTTGCCGAAGCCGACCTCGTCGGCGATCCAGTCGATCGGGTGGTCGGTGCGCTCGAGCAGCTCCTCCGCCGCCTGCACCCGCTGCCGGGTCACCCAGGAGTGCGGCGTCGTGCCGGTCTCCGCGCGGAACCTGCGGGCGAAGGTGCGCGCCGACATGTGGTTGCGGCGGGCCAGGGTCTCGACGCTGAGGTCCTCGCCGATGTTCTCGACGATCCACTGCAGCAGCGGACCCAGGGTCTCGGCGTCGCAGTCGGGCACGGCGTTGGCGATGAACTGCGCCTGTCCCCCGTCGCGGTGCGGGGGCACGACGATCCGTCGGGCGGTGGTCGCCGCCACCTTGGCGCCGAAGTGGTCACGCATCAGGTGCAGCGACGCGTCGATGCCGGCGGCGGAGCCGGCGCCGGTGAGGATGTTGCCGTCGTGGCAGTAGAGCACGTCGGGCTTGACCTTGGCCTCCGGGTAGGTCTTCGCCAGCAGGTCGGTGTAGCGCCAGTGGGTGGTGCACTCCCGGCCGTGCAGCAGGCCGGCGGCGCCGATCTCGAAGACGCCCGAGCAGTGGGCATAGATCGTGGCGCCGCGCGCCTCGGCCGCGCGGATGGCGTCGAGCACGAGCGGGTCGTGGTCGGTGAAGTCGTACTTCGGGGCCAGGCAGACCAGGTCGGCGTCGGCGGCGGCCTCGAGGCCAC
This window contains:
- a CDS encoding HNH endonuclease, which produces MFDVQKPLVASAVQAFARGLASPDRGLDDASRIDLIRELETLKCAAEAAQAVLSAAFDASQRAAQASQGVPAARQGRGVAAQIALARRESPHRGQQHLGLAKVLTTELPHTMAAFRAGRVTEWRATLVARETACLSREDRMTVDAEIAGNAQRFEAMGDGELVSEARTIAYRLDPESVVRRRSRAENDRRVSLRPAPDVMSQLSALLPVKDGVAVYAVLSREADRLRAAGDHRGRGQIMADTLVRRVLSTAPATDTRPAVMINLVVSDRVLLGGGDDPAYVEGYGPIPADLARQLAGTTRAWVRRLYATPETGRLVAMDSTSRLMPAQLARMIRLRDQRCRTRWCDAPVRHSDHVTAVAEGGPTNEPNGQGLCEACNHAKQASGWRARPSPGARHAVETTTPTGHTYTSMAPALVRTRFIESGPGLWTLVA
- a CDS encoding MarR family winged helix-turn-helix transcriptional regulator, with the protein product MHHHDTTGDESTSDLLMMAARSMRRSFGEVMAEYDVTPSQARALRVVAELEPVRLSVLAERLRIAPRSATEVVDALEERSLVARQPDPADRRATSVVPTDAGTALRAKLDEARRTATEQRLSVLSDTDRAELDRILRLVVGQE
- a CDS encoding ABC transporter ATP-binding protein, coding for MAEPMSRGRGGRPGSISPESRQADKAQLADAPVSLRRIGRLFSAHRARLAFVVVLIVASSLIALAQPFLIKRVIDVAIPQQDVSLLLTCVLLMVGIAVATSAIGVVQTWQSTTVGQRVMHRLRSDLFGHLQRQSIGFFTRTRGGEIQSRVVNDIGSMQSVVTSTATSIASNLTTVVGTLVAMLLLSWQLALVTLVVLPPAVVLTRQVARMRYAVTAARQRKLADLHVQVEEGLSVSGIQLTKTLGAAPTLARRFEQTSAELVDLEVRSQLAGRWRMATMNIVFAAVPATLYLAAGLPATSGGMTIGTLVAFVALQGALFRPLMGLLGVQADVTASLALFSRIFEYQDLPVEIDDPADPVRLGRVHGEVRFDHVGFGYGDAPVLHDIHLTVPAGGSLALVGETGSGKTTLASLVARLHDPTTGAVRIDGVDVRDLTLDDLAATVGVVTQETYLLHASVRDNLLHARPDATDAEIEAACRAARIHDVVTALPDGYDTMVGSRGHRFSGGEKQRLAIARTLLRNPRILVLDEATSALDNETEREVQAALDELAEGRTTITIAHRLSTVRNADQIAVLAHGQVVEHGTHEELLLRGGRYADLVRSGLSTVAA
- a CDS encoding NAD-dependent epimerase/dehydratase family protein, which gives rise to MSELHVVVGAGPVGRATALELAAAGHETLLVSRSGSGPDLPGVRREAADAADADRLTELAAGAVAIYNCVNPADYTVWSTFWPPVAEAFLVAAERTGALLVTASCLYGYGPVDGPMVEGMPDAATTKKARIRAGMWAEALARHEAGRIRAVEVRGSDYMGPGVTVAAGHVARVAPAALAGKTVRVMGRPDVPHSFTDVRDMGRALVAVAAAPQTWGRVWHAPTNTPVTQAQAVADVCRAAGREPVKVKAFPRGTLALSGLVVPVMRELRETEYQFQRPYVLDSSAIERELGLTPTPWAEVCRATAVNADPTLAQAATVESPLRTRSA
- a CDS encoding TetR/AcrR family transcriptional regulator — its product is MSRAENRVEITRTIQETARRHLAEVGPAALSLRAIAREVGMVSSAVYRYFPSRDELLTALIVEAYDELGDAVERADAGVRRRAALDRRFLAVCNAIRDWARTNPHEYALLYGSPVPGYVAPDTTVSSAGRITGAFLRLAQESQTAGDLLATTRPVPPKERKALGGVYPALDVAVADERIVRWLMGWTTVFGHISMELFGHMHRGILDYDAHFQQVTGQLVADLGLD
- a CDS encoding GlxA family transcriptional regulator, whose translation is MKKVAVIVQEGAEPFGLGSLVEVWGEPYHPEDDNPVFDFQVCTPRPGRLRGRSDYDLVVERGLEAAADADLVCLAPKYDFTDHDPLVLDAIRAAEARGATIYAHCSGVFEIGAAGLLHGRECTTHWRYTDLLAKTYPEAKVKPDVLYCHDGNILTGAGSAAGIDASLHLMRDHFGAKVAATTARRIVVPPHRDGGQAQFIANAVPDCDAETLGPLLQWIVENIGEDLSVETLARRNHMSARTFARRFRAETGTTPHSWVTRQRVQAAEELLERTDHPIDWIADEVGFGNAATLRHHFARVRGLSPQQYRRRFAG